One window of the Granulicella arctica genome contains the following:
- a CDS encoding peroxiredoxin-like family protein, translating to MPETFTSATLLQDRLDTITANTRRLVQAERLAISEQATADLFATGIEDRLLPVGSTAPSFSLPDALTGKPVSSADLLALGPLVINFFRGRWDPYCVTELEAWRDLFPDLRRTGALLVAISPQTNRQNDFTVQQHGLRYPLLADAGAVLAGQYGIGYSLPETSRRYYRSILINIPFNNSGAGYERATEESWRLPLPATIVVAQDNTIAFAEAYADPRVRPEPSEVFKVLASLPLKDSHI from the coding sequence GTGCCAGAAACCTTCACCAGCGCCACGCTCCTTCAGGACCGCCTCGACACGATCACCGCGAATACGCGCCGCCTCGTCCAGGCGGAGCGTCTCGCCATCTCCGAGCAGGCCACAGCCGATCTCTTCGCCACCGGCATCGAAGATCGGCTCCTGCCCGTCGGGAGCACCGCGCCCAGCTTCAGCCTGCCCGACGCCCTCACCGGCAAGCCCGTCAGTTCCGCTGATCTGCTCGCCCTCGGCCCCCTCGTCATCAACTTCTTCCGCGGCCGCTGGGACCCCTACTGCGTCACCGAACTCGAAGCCTGGCGCGACCTCTTCCCCGACCTCCGCCGCACCGGCGCTCTCCTCGTCGCCATCTCCCCACAGACCAACCGTCAGAATGACTTCACCGTACAGCAGCACGGCCTCCGCTACCCACTGCTCGCCGACGCCGGTGCCGTCCTCGCCGGCCAGTACGGCATCGGCTACAGCCTCCCCGAAACCTCCCGCCGCTACTACCGCAGTATCCTCATCAACATTCCCTTCAATAACTCCGGCGCTGGCTACGAGCGAGCCACCGAAGAGAGCTGGCGACTTCCCCTCCCCGCCACCATCGTCGTCGCCCAGGACAACACCATAGCCTTCGCCGAAGCCTACGCCGACCCCCGCGTCCGCCCGGAACCCAGTGAAGTCTTCAAAGTCCTCGCCTCCCTACCCCTCAAAGACTCCCACATCTAG
- a CDS encoding dienelactone hydrolase family protein, whose protein sequence is MRNLALKLLPVLLLLPLTAMHAQDWAKTRLEASPRHREYVPIKHGDRTVQAFVVYPEVKQKAPVIVLIHEIFGLSDWAKEMADELSAAGYIVIAPDLLTGFGPNGGGSDAFPSMDATTKAVSGLNPDVVTADLDAAADYGKKLPASNGKVNVIGFCWGGGKSFAFATHRHDLSAAFVFYGPGPTDVSTITAPVYGFYAGNDARIGATLPATTDAMKAASKKFEPVTYDGAGHGFMRAGEDPAGTPENKKAREEAFARLTKLLKQADASTHAALPAHGLKTSAKKTAVAAISCHDEAAKPSLVATAAQPAAIM, encoded by the coding sequence ATGCGCAACCTTGCCCTAAAACTGCTCCCCGTCCTGCTCCTACTGCCGCTCACCGCCATGCACGCACAGGACTGGGCCAAGACCCGCCTCGAAGCCTCGCCCCGCCATCGCGAATACGTGCCCATCAAGCATGGTGATCGCACCGTCCAGGCCTTTGTCGTCTACCCCGAGGTCAAGCAGAAAGCGCCGGTCATCGTCCTCATCCACGAGATCTTCGGCCTCTCCGACTGGGCCAAGGAGATGGCTGATGAGCTATCCGCCGCAGGCTACATCGTCATCGCTCCCGACCTCCTCACCGGCTTCGGGCCCAACGGCGGCGGCTCCGACGCCTTCCCCAGCATGGACGCCACCACCAAGGCAGTCTCCGGCCTCAACCCTGACGTCGTCACCGCCGACCTCGACGCCGCAGCCGATTACGGCAAGAAGCTTCCCGCCTCCAACGGCAAGGTCAACGTCATCGGCTTCTGCTGGGGCGGCGGCAAGTCCTTCGCCTTCGCTACTCACCGGCATGATCTCTCCGCCGCCTTCGTCTTCTATGGCCCCGGTCCTACCGATGTCAGCACCATCACCGCGCCCGTCTACGGCTTCTACGCCGGTAACGACGCCCGCATCGGAGCCACGCTACCCGCTACCACCGATGCCATGAAAGCCGCCTCGAAGAAGTTCGAGCCCGTCACCTACGACGGCGCAGGTCACGGCTTCATGCGCGCCGGTGAAGACCCCGCAGGAACGCCCGAGAACAAGAAGGCCCGCGAAGAAGCCTTCGCGCGTCTCACCAAACTCCTCAAGCAAGCGGACGCGTCTACCCACGCCGCCCTACCTGCTCACGGCCTGAAAACATCAGCAAAGAAGACGGCGGTAGCAGCCATCTCCTGCCACGACGAAGCAGCAAAGCCCTCCCTCGTCGCCACCGCCGCCCAACCGGCTGCAATAATGTAA
- a CDS encoding GNAT family N-acetyltransferase yields the protein MNETVVVLRGGGRFAALYTLAMNFIIRVAKTGDIPAIRELIAASVRGLQMEYGEAEREAALATVFTVDSRLIADGTYLVAMDGDRMAGCGGWSYRKTLYGGDHQIESAEDGILDAAVDAAKIRAIFVHPDYARKGLGSRLLRAAEDRAAKAGFWKAEMGSTLAGVALYTAKGYRREAVVQVPVGAGLRIEVVRMTKLL from the coding sequence TTGAATGAAACGGTCGTCGTCCTCAGGGGCGGCGGCCGTTTTGCTGCGCTTTATACTCTTGCGATGAACTTCATAATTAGGGTGGCAAAGACGGGAGATATTCCGGCGATTCGGGAGTTGATCGCGGCTTCCGTTCGCGGTTTGCAGATGGAGTACGGTGAGGCTGAGCGTGAGGCGGCGCTGGCTACGGTGTTTACGGTAGACAGCAGGCTAATCGCCGATGGAACTTATCTGGTTGCAATGGATGGTGACCGGATGGCGGGGTGCGGTGGATGGAGCTATCGCAAGACGCTCTACGGCGGCGACCACCAGATTGAATCTGCTGAGGATGGGATATTGGATGCTGCGGTTGACGCAGCGAAGATTCGGGCGATCTTTGTGCATCCGGACTACGCTCGCAAGGGGCTGGGCAGCAGGCTGCTCCGGGCTGCAGAAGATCGTGCAGCGAAGGCTGGATTCTGGAAGGCTGAGATGGGAAGTACGCTGGCTGGAGTGGCGCTCTACACCGCGAAAGGTTATCGCCGGGAAGCGGTGGTTCAGGTGCCGGTTGGTGCGGGACTAAGGATAGAAGTTGTTCGCATGACGAAGCTGCTGTGA
- a CDS encoding DUF3309 family protein, whose product MIILLIVLILLFGFGGARMGPGLGYYGGGGISLILLIVLILLLLKVV is encoded by the coding sequence ATGATTATTCTTCTGATCGTCCTGATCCTGCTTTTTGGCTTCGGCGGCGCACGTATGGGCCCTGGCCTCGGCTACTACGGTGGAGGCGGTATCAGCCTGATCCTCTTGATTGTGCTCATCCTGCTTCTGCTCAAAGTCGTCTAG
- a CDS encoding carboxypeptidase-like regulatory domain-containing protein has translation MKYLPSFSSERFSYFISKGGSLFGPVVLALLCCVSMRMSAQESHGPSTVDVGLPDAPGFGQTAVVQGTGSISGVVMDINGGLVPGAKVTLLEHGRTDERVTTAGTDGRFSFADLDVGRFKLTITASGLETFVSSEIGLKVGERRELPRIDLPIAATSTDVTVVVTQEQLAQEQIKEAEKQRAFGIFPNFYTSYVWDAAPLTRKQKYDLGLHSVADPVTFLAVGVASGIEQARNTFPGYGQGAKGYAKRYGAGYADDAIGRMLSSAVFPSIFHQDPRYFYMGSGTVRERAWYALRSAVVAKGDNGKWQPAYSFVLGSFASGAISNAYHSADDRGAGLTIRNGFLDLAGHAADNLLREFISRKVTPNIPVYETGKPE, from the coding sequence ATGAAATACCTGCCATCTTTTTCCTCCGAGAGATTTAGCTACTTCATTTCCAAGGGTGGGTCGCTGTTCGGGCCTGTGGTGTTGGCGCTGCTTTGTTGCGTGTCGATGAGGATGTCGGCGCAGGAGAGTCACGGTCCTTCGACGGTGGATGTGGGACTTCCGGATGCTCCGGGGTTTGGGCAAACGGCGGTGGTGCAGGGGACTGGAAGCATCAGCGGCGTGGTGATGGACATCAACGGTGGGCTGGTTCCGGGGGCGAAGGTGACGCTGCTGGAGCATGGGCGAACGGACGAGCGGGTGACCACAGCGGGGACGGATGGGAGATTCAGCTTTGCGGATCTCGACGTGGGAAGGTTCAAGCTGACAATTACTGCTTCCGGGCTGGAGACGTTTGTGTCTTCGGAGATCGGGCTGAAGGTTGGTGAGCGGCGTGAGTTGCCGCGCATTGATCTGCCGATTGCGGCCACGAGCACCGATGTAACGGTGGTGGTGACGCAGGAGCAGTTGGCGCAGGAGCAGATCAAGGAGGCGGAGAAGCAGCGGGCGTTCGGGATCTTTCCGAACTTCTATACGAGCTACGTCTGGGATGCGGCTCCGCTGACGCGCAAGCAGAAGTATGACCTTGGGCTGCATTCTGTCGCGGACCCTGTGACCTTTCTTGCGGTGGGAGTGGCATCGGGGATCGAGCAGGCGCGGAATACCTTTCCTGGCTATGGGCAGGGAGCGAAGGGCTATGCGAAGCGCTATGGTGCGGGCTATGCAGATGATGCGATTGGGCGGATGCTTTCGAGCGCGGTGTTTCCGTCGATCTTCCATCAGGACCCGCGCTACTTCTACATGGGATCGGGAACGGTGCGAGAGCGTGCGTGGTATGCGCTTCGGTCGGCGGTGGTTGCTAAGGGGGATAACGGCAAGTGGCAACCTGCTTACTCGTTTGTGCTGGGATCATTTGCGTCGGGGGCGATCTCGAATGCTTACCATTCGGCGGATGATCGTGGGGCTGGTCTGACGATTCGGAATGGGTTTCTGGATCTTGCGGGGCATGCTGCGGATAACCTGCTGCGGGAGTTTATCTCGCGGAAGGTTACTCCAAATATTCCGGTGTATGAGACTGGTAAGCCGGAGTAA
- the ffh gene encoding signal recognition particle protein, with protein MFENLSDKLQRSFKNLRGQGTISDENIAEALREIRLALLESDVNLSVVTELVEHIRVRALGTQVTTALSPSEQIVKIVHDELVNLLGKDTARFQKSSQPPSVILMAGLQGSGKTTTSGKLAQWLKKAGHRPMLVSVDVYRPAAREQLAIVARSISAQLYEGKLTEQNPGTDEVLRLAREAKREAASFGCDILIVDTAGRNQIDGTLMDEMAALKKLLNPSEILFVADAMTGQDAVNSAKAFNDLLSITGAILTKMDGDARGGAALSIRHVTGAPIKFLGTGEKPDAFEPFHPDRIVSRIMGHGDIATLLERAEATLDKGKAEQFAKKALSGDGFTLEDFRDQLRQIKKMGSMQSILKMLPSVGPFAGMAQAAENVDEKQFTRVESIINSMTNKERRDHEIINGNRRKRIAKGSGTSVQEVNNLLRQYAQMRKMFKTMGGGMGGGIKAQQRMMSQMQQQKQRFGR; from the coding sequence ATGTTTGAAAACCTAAGCGATAAACTCCAGCGTTCCTTCAAAAACCTCCGCGGCCAGGGCACCATCTCCGACGAAAACATCGCCGAGGCCCTCCGCGAGATCCGCCTCGCCCTCCTCGAGTCCGACGTGAACCTCTCCGTCGTCACCGAACTCGTCGAGCACATCCGCGTCCGCGCCCTCGGCACCCAGGTCACCACAGCCCTGTCGCCCTCCGAGCAGATCGTCAAGATCGTCCACGACGAACTCGTCAACCTCCTCGGCAAAGACACCGCCCGCTTCCAGAAGTCCTCCCAGCCGCCCAGCGTCATCCTCATGGCCGGGCTACAGGGATCAGGTAAGACCACGACGAGTGGCAAACTCGCCCAGTGGCTCAAAAAGGCTGGCCACCGCCCCATGCTCGTCTCGGTGGACGTCTACCGTCCCGCCGCCCGCGAGCAGCTCGCCATCGTGGCCCGCTCCATCTCCGCCCAGCTCTACGAGGGCAAGCTGACGGAGCAGAACCCCGGCACCGACGAAGTCCTCCGCCTCGCCCGCGAAGCCAAGCGCGAGGCCGCCTCCTTCGGCTGCGACATCCTCATCGTCGACACCGCTGGCCGCAACCAGATCGACGGCACCCTCATGGACGAGATGGCCGCGCTCAAGAAGCTCCTCAATCCGAGCGAGATCCTCTTCGTCGCCGACGCCATGACCGGCCAGGACGCCGTCAACTCCGCCAAGGCCTTCAACGATCTCCTCTCCATCACCGGCGCCATCCTCACCAAGATGGACGGCGACGCGCGCGGCGGCGCAGCCCTCTCCATCCGCCACGTGACGGGTGCCCCCATCAAGTTCCTGGGCACCGGAGAAAAGCCCGACGCCTTCGAGCCCTTCCACCCAGACCGCATCGTCTCCCGCATCATGGGCCACGGCGACATCGCCACCCTCCTCGAGCGCGCCGAAGCCACCCTCGACAAGGGCAAGGCCGAGCAGTTCGCCAAGAAAGCCCTCTCCGGCGACGGCTTCACGCTGGAGGACTTTCGCGACCAGCTCCGTCAGATCAAGAAGATGGGCTCCATGCAATCCATCCTCAAGATGCTCCCCTCAGTCGGCCCCTTTGCAGGCATGGCGCAGGCCGCCGAGAACGTCGACGAAAAGCAGTTCACCCGCGTCGAATCCATCATCAACTCGATGACCAACAAGGAACGGCGCGACCACGAGATCATCAACGGCAACCGGCGCAAACGCATCGCCAAAGGCTCAGGCACCAGCGTGCAAGAGGTCAACAACCTCCTCCGCCAATACGCCCAGATGCGCAAGATGTTCAAGACAATGGGTGGCGGCATGGGCGGCGGAATAAAAGCCCAGCAACGCATGATGAGCCAGATGCAACAACAAAAACAACGGTTTGGGCGCTAA
- a CDS encoding UBP-type zinc finger domain-containing protein — MALCEHLKHSKYKAPKVHVCEECVKLGDEWVHLRTCLECGHVGCCDSSKNKHATKHYNHVKHPVIASAQPDERWLYCYIDDQMAE; from the coding sequence ATGGCCCTCTGCGAGCACCTCAAGCACAGCAAATACAAGGCTCCGAAAGTCCACGTCTGCGAAGAATGCGTCAAGCTCGGCGACGAATGGGTCCATCTCCGCACCTGCCTCGAGTGCGGCCACGTTGGCTGCTGCGACTCCTCAAAAAACAAGCACGCCACCAAGCACTACAACCACGTCAAACATCCCGTCATCGCCTCCGCCCAGCCCGACGAGCGCTGGCTCTACTGCTACATCGACGACCAGATGGCCGAGTAG
- a CDS encoding site-specific tyrosine recombinase codes for MPVDGELAGNARLIGEYIAYLQVEKGMRPATCEAYRNDLEQFAEQVEGRAGLLVSATQADVSAHMQRMRGHGVESRSIARKLSCLRGFYRWLLMDKRVGSDPTVNIETPVSWKILPKSLAEIDVATMLERTAVAARSADADGLALRDHAILELLYAGGLRVGEICALRVEDLHLDQARAQVRGKGDKERIVPLGERAVAALERYLAIGRPGLAHAGAVQRNLFLSVRGKALTRQWVWEMVRATAKLDGKKASPHTLRHSCATHMVEHGADLRSVQTLLGHADISTTQVYTHVALGHLKAVHRLHHPRGKRRVGV; via the coding sequence ATGCCTGTAGATGGAGAGTTGGCGGGGAACGCGCGGCTGATCGGTGAGTACATCGCGTATCTGCAGGTCGAGAAGGGCATGCGGCCGGCTACGTGTGAGGCGTATCGGAACGACCTGGAGCAGTTCGCCGAGCAGGTTGAGGGGCGGGCGGGGCTGCTGGTTTCGGCGACGCAGGCGGATGTAAGCGCGCATATGCAGAGGATGCGGGGGCATGGGGTGGAGTCGCGGTCGATTGCGCGGAAGCTGAGCTGCCTGCGCGGGTTTTATCGATGGCTGCTGATGGACAAGCGGGTCGGGAGCGATCCCACGGTCAATATAGAGACGCCGGTGAGTTGGAAGATTCTGCCGAAGTCGCTGGCGGAGATTGATGTTGCGACGATGCTCGAGCGGACGGCTGTCGCGGCCAGGAGCGCGGATGCGGATGGGCTGGCGCTGCGGGACCACGCGATCCTTGAACTGCTGTACGCGGGAGGGCTGCGAGTGGGGGAGATCTGCGCGCTGCGCGTGGAGGACCTGCACCTCGATCAGGCGCGGGCACAGGTGCGGGGTAAGGGCGACAAGGAACGGATTGTGCCGCTGGGAGAGCGGGCGGTGGCGGCGCTGGAGCGCTATCTCGCGATAGGTCGACCGGGGCTGGCGCATGCGGGTGCGGTGCAGCGGAACCTGTTTCTGAGTGTGCGGGGCAAGGCGCTGACGCGGCAGTGGGTGTGGGAGATGGTGCGGGCGACGGCGAAGTTGGATGGGAAGAAGGCGAGTCCGCATACGCTGCGGCATAGTTGCGCGACGCACATGGTGGAGCATGGGGCGGACCTGCGCAGTGTGCAGACGCTGCTGGGGCATGCGGATATTTCGACGACGCAGGTGTACACGCATGTGGCGCTGGGACATCTGAAGGCGGTGCATCGGCTGCATCATCCGCGCGGGAAGCGGCGGGTGGGTGTATGA
- a CDS encoding tyrosine-type recombinase/integrase, giving the protein MSDALDGEATVATGEITGLAGQFLAMLADERGSSEHTLRAYVREVRSFAAYLEKALGKDAAIGSVEHLHIRAYLGVLYERGLTKASAARALAAVRSWFKWLAKEGKVLQNPALLVSTPKRPMHLPRVPSMEEVNRVLNSLDGAGPVGSSDGQEESVWPERDRVIFELLYGCGIRNSELVGLNMMSVQWNNDAVLVRGKGKKERLVPLGDEAALAVREYLPGREAKLVAAGKGGLVHEGPLLTNLRMRGDCRLTTRSVGRIVKAIARSRGLAADVHPHTLRHAFGTHMLEEGADLRAIQEMLGHERLSTTQRYTQLTVGQVQRVYDETHPRAK; this is encoded by the coding sequence ATGAGTGATGCTTTGGATGGTGAGGCGACCGTAGCGACAGGTGAGATTACGGGGCTGGCGGGACAGTTTCTGGCGATGCTGGCGGATGAGCGTGGGTCGAGTGAGCATACGCTGCGGGCTTATGTGCGGGAGGTGCGGAGCTTTGCGGCTTATCTCGAGAAGGCACTGGGTAAGGATGCGGCGATCGGGTCGGTGGAGCACCTGCATATTCGCGCGTACCTTGGCGTGTTGTATGAGCGGGGGTTGACGAAGGCGAGTGCGGCGCGGGCACTGGCGGCGGTGCGGAGCTGGTTCAAGTGGCTGGCGAAGGAGGGTAAGGTGTTGCAGAATCCTGCGCTGCTGGTGAGCACGCCGAAACGGCCAATGCATCTGCCGCGGGTTCCCAGTATGGAGGAGGTGAACCGAGTGCTGAACTCGCTGGATGGAGCGGGGCCGGTCGGGTCGTCGGATGGGCAGGAAGAGAGTGTTTGGCCGGAGCGGGATCGGGTGATCTTCGAGTTGCTGTATGGGTGCGGGATTCGAAACTCGGAGTTGGTGGGGCTGAATATGATGAGCGTCCAGTGGAATAACGACGCTGTGCTTGTACGAGGCAAGGGAAAGAAGGAGCGGCTGGTGCCGTTGGGAGACGAGGCAGCACTGGCGGTGCGGGAGTATCTGCCAGGGCGTGAGGCAAAGCTGGTTGCGGCGGGGAAGGGCGGCCTCGTCCACGAGGGGCCGCTGCTGACGAACCTGCGGATGCGCGGTGATTGCCGACTGACGACGCGGAGTGTAGGGCGGATTGTGAAGGCGATCGCGCGGTCGCGTGGACTCGCTGCGGACGTGCATCCGCATACGCTGCGCCACGCATTTGGAACGCACATGCTGGAGGAGGGTGCGGACCTCAGGGCGATCCAGGAGATGCTGGGGCACGAGCGTTTGTCGACGACACAACGCTATACGCAGTTGACCGTCGGACAGGTGCAGCGGGTGTACGACGAGACGCATCCACGAGCGAAGTAG